The following are from one region of the Paenibacillus sp. JZ16 genome:
- a CDS encoding extracellular solute-binding protein, producing MKRLLSIALVLLIALVAIAGCSGKNEGEGKAPGPSGQTGDSAGGDAKLEEVTLKIMIPGDRPSDMDLVIAEAEKRMKDTINVKLDVVFVPWSDLAQKTQVTLASGENIDLIFDAPWLHINQMIANGFYEPLDDLLAQYGQTVLEKRPQQMWDYNKYGGKIMAVPLGVSYMSGNSYMVRKDIREKLGVPPIKTYEDLIAFAYKVKEQEKGIIPMTAGSGTYSFVAHHALNDYETHVRPTHALGNSLMLYYKNNDGKVYNLLEDREPIGTWLTNTRKWFTDGLIFKDILTTKDFHQPISAGKVAIVTNGAFGIGDSLKNTLKNNVPDSELETVTFFNPEKGANITDFKQWNFLAVPKVSKNKERAIMFLNWANEKENYDLLSYGIEGKHWEAVGDDKMKTLDTSGYSAFGYVWLWNPVDERSDVKGENEELNAVLKDADMFTTDILAGFEFDSTPVQNEVSQYNTVDGQYYTALFNGVIDPDETLKKFEAEAGPALKKIQQELQKQIDEFLAAKAK from the coding sequence ATGAAAAGATTATTGTCCATCGCGCTTGTGTTATTGATCGCGCTCGTCGCGATTGCCGGTTGTTCGGGGAAGAACGAAGGGGAAGGGAAGGCGCCTGGGCCGTCGGGTCAAACCGGAGACAGCGCCGGCGGTGACGCCAAACTTGAAGAGGTGACCCTGAAAATCATGATTCCCGGCGATCGGCCGTCGGATATGGATTTGGTCATCGCCGAAGCAGAAAAACGGATGAAGGATACGATCAACGTCAAACTCGACGTCGTCTTCGTACCCTGGTCCGATCTGGCGCAAAAGACACAGGTGACGCTTGCTTCCGGCGAAAACATCGATCTCATCTTCGATGCGCCATGGCTGCATATCAACCAAATGATCGCTAACGGATTCTATGAACCGCTGGATGACCTGTTGGCCCAGTACGGCCAAACGGTGCTGGAGAAACGGCCGCAGCAAATGTGGGACTACAACAAATACGGCGGCAAAATTATGGCCGTTCCGCTCGGCGTCAGCTACATGTCCGGCAATTCCTACATGGTGCGCAAAGATATTCGCGAGAAGCTCGGCGTACCGCCGATTAAAACCTATGAAGATTTGATCGCTTTCGCCTACAAGGTGAAAGAGCAGGAGAAAGGCATCATCCCGATGACCGCAGGCTCCGGCACTTATTCATTTGTCGCTCACCATGCGCTGAACGATTACGAAACCCATGTCAGACCAACCCACGCCCTGGGCAACAGCCTGATGCTCTATTACAAGAACAATGACGGCAAAGTTTACAATTTGCTGGAGGATCGGGAGCCGATCGGAACGTGGCTGACGAACACGCGCAAATGGTTTACTGACGGTCTGATTTTCAAGGACATTTTGACGACAAAAGATTTTCATCAGCCGATCTCGGCAGGCAAAGTGGCAATCGTCACGAACGGCGCGTTCGGCATCGGCGATTCCCTCAAGAACACGTTAAAGAACAATGTGCCGGACAGCGAGCTGGAGACGGTCACCTTCTTTAATCCGGAGAAGGGCGCGAACATCACCGACTTCAAACAGTGGAACTTTCTGGCCGTTCCGAAGGTAAGCAAGAATAAGGAGCGGGCGATTATGTTCCTGAACTGGGCGAATGAGAAGGAAAACTACGACCTGCTTTCTTACGGAATCGAAGGGAAGCATTGGGAAGCGGTAGGCGACGACAAAATGAAAACCCTGGATACGTCCGGCTACTCTGCTTTCGGCTATGTTTGGCTGTGGAATCCCGTCGATGAGCGGAGTGATGTGAAGGGCGAAAATGAGGAGTTGAACGCTGTGCTTAAGGATGCCGACATGTTCACGACCGATATTTTGGCCGGCTTCGAATTTGACAGTACCCCGGTGCAAAACGAGGTCAGCCAGTACAATACAGTCGATGGGCAATACTACACGGCGCTGTTCAACGGGGTTATCGATCCGGACGAGACATTGAAGAAATTTGAAGCGGAAGCCGGCCCTGCCCTCAAAAAAATTCAGCAGGAGCTGCAAAAGCAGATTGATGAGTTCCTGGCGGCGAAGGCGAAATAG
- a CDS encoding DUF4855 domain-containing protein, translated as MNLNKKWLSGLMAAVLLLTPLSAVQAKSLVPDVTVLQAAGADQMEAGKDTGHPQVELDQLTDAGEPAAEQAPQAIDENQAAASSAVQETQFRNLAAGLPYEWSEAPEASHPDEGYKLTDGKYGALDMNDPAWVGHLRGKAREVVFDLGEEKSIGKITANFFQDFPTNSILVPLSVSMYVSDDKENWGLLSHNATQLLWGEGPPRQETFEWDGNRDGIKGGNTEGKLAYARYVKVTFYMHPTQWEYIDEIEIMGMDGKIEGAVKVPAEQPRFLEPGEATAGIRNLNLFYNGQYANGLGDWNKERIIPNISYVNKDGEPVDWLYDGVLYLGIASPAGRDFGQGQTNLDDWKWYLDKTFAATGDMQQLNEAAKEVGAKLKQPDHQVKVVLMIPNPGESLTDFGDIDGSGSLNFNDSVVGKEKAAENRGKAVQWWLDQARQRWQAANYSNLELVGMYWMPEQIDISESGPDIARMVSDKVHAMNMKVFWIPHSYAYKMFMWKDVGFDAAALQPNYFFGGMDSDRLDDATDTAKRYGMGNEVEFDDGMLTDPVLRQRFVEYLDSGVRSGLMQNGFRAHYQGNNAVYNLGVSKDPSLRLMYDWLYQYLNGTYAIDSSPAPETMAEVVQRYVASNEIKPAFGNDLTYRLQTIKLLLDDNKPKEAVTYMQDLLAHIHDPAVQAQGLISVPAATVLDSYAQVLIQTWSDGGGPSNLVLGQSYTISQQPNSNYPDSGNALTDGRFGGTDYRTEQWQAHAGSDYPDERSRTITFDLGGNKSIGEIRAHFLQDKGPGIYFPQNVTFSVSSDGESWSTLATVTPPPAQEAASAEFVGWYGITDGVPGNAGADKVSARYVKVEFPVNVWVFLDEIEVLGIDGPAGGGTSIDGARAVVDAAAKKLTIDGLVVNGSQSQVNLKILDSKGKVRYEGQTTSTETGSFEFTIKLTGNLKGTCDAYLSMEGMSDPVKISFEYNKKD; from the coding sequence ATGAATTTGAATAAAAAATGGCTATCCGGATTAATGGCAGCCGTATTACTACTGACTCCGCTCTCTGCGGTTCAGGCGAAATCGCTTGTTCCGGATGTGACCGTCCTGCAGGCGGCAGGTGCAGACCAGATGGAAGCAGGAAAGGATACAGGTCATCCACAGGTCGAACTAGATCAACTGACGGATGCTGGTGAACCGGCAGCGGAACAGGCACCACAAGCAATAGACGAAAATCAAGCGGCAGCATCTTCGGCAGTGCAGGAGACGCAATTTCGCAATCTCGCGGCAGGCCTTCCGTATGAATGGTCTGAAGCTCCGGAAGCTTCGCATCCCGATGAGGGATACAAGCTTACGGACGGAAAATACGGCGCATTGGATATGAACGACCCGGCATGGGTAGGACATCTGCGAGGAAAGGCTCGCGAAGTCGTGTTCGATCTCGGTGAGGAAAAGTCAATTGGAAAGATCACGGCTAATTTCTTTCAAGATTTTCCTACGAATTCGATTCTCGTGCCGCTGTCGGTATCGATGTATGTCTCCGACGATAAGGAAAATTGGGGGCTGCTTTCCCATAACGCTACGCAGCTTCTGTGGGGAGAAGGACCGCCCAGACAGGAGACCTTTGAATGGGATGGCAACCGGGATGGAATCAAAGGCGGGAATACGGAAGGCAAGCTGGCTTATGCCCGTTATGTGAAGGTGACCTTTTATATGCATCCTACACAGTGGGAATATATTGACGAAATCGAAATTATGGGTATGGACGGCAAGATTGAAGGGGCGGTAAAGGTTCCTGCCGAGCAGCCTCGTTTTTTGGAGCCGGGGGAAGCTACGGCCGGGATCCGGAATCTGAATCTGTTTTATAACGGACAATATGCGAATGGTTTGGGCGATTGGAATAAGGAACGGATTATCCCTAATATCAGTTATGTGAATAAAGACGGCGAGCCGGTCGATTGGCTTTATGACGGCGTTCTATATCTCGGGATTGCTTCGCCTGCCGGTCGCGATTTCGGTCAGGGACAAACGAACCTGGACGATTGGAAATGGTATTTGGATAAAACATTTGCAGCCACGGGCGATATGCAGCAGTTGAATGAGGCTGCCAAGGAAGTTGGGGCCAAGCTGAAACAGCCCGATCATCAAGTCAAGGTTGTGTTAATGATTCCGAATCCAGGGGAATCCTTAACTGATTTTGGCGACATTGACGGTAGCGGTTCCTTGAATTTCAACGACTCCGTCGTAGGCAAAGAAAAAGCGGCTGAAAACAGAGGAAAAGCGGTGCAGTGGTGGCTAGACCAGGCCCGGCAAAGATGGCAGGCTGCCAACTACTCGAATCTTGAGCTTGTCGGCATGTACTGGATGCCGGAACAAATCGACATATCCGAATCGGGACCGGACATCGCTCGCATGGTGTCGGATAAAGTGCACGCCATGAACATGAAGGTTTTCTGGATTCCACACTCCTATGCTTACAAAATGTTTATGTGGAAAGACGTAGGGTTCGATGCCGCGGCGCTTCAGCCTAACTATTTCTTTGGCGGAATGGATTCCGACCGTCTGGACGATGCTACGGATACTGCAAAGCGTTACGGAATGGGGAACGAAGTTGAATTTGATGACGGAATGCTGACAGATCCCGTACTTCGTCAGCGTTTTGTCGAATACTTGGACAGCGGCGTCAGATCCGGTCTGATGCAAAATGGCTTCAGAGCTCACTATCAAGGCAATAATGCAGTATACAACTTAGGGGTAAGCAAGGATCCAAGTTTGCGTTTAATGTATGACTGGCTGTACCAGTATTTGAACGGAACGTACGCCATCGATAGCAGCCCGGCGCCGGAGACGATGGCGGAGGTTGTACAGCGTTATGTCGCATCGAACGAAATCAAGCCGGCTTTTGGTAATGATTTGACGTATCGATTGCAGACCATCAAACTTCTTCTGGACGATAACAAGCCGAAGGAAGCCGTGACGTATATGCAGGATCTTCTCGCGCACATTCACGACCCGGCCGTCCAAGCGCAAGGTTTGATTTCGGTCCCGGCCGCAACGGTGCTTGATTCCTACGCCCAAGTTCTCATTCAAACCTGGTCTGACGGAGGGGGACCCAGCAATCTGGTTCTTGGCCAAAGCTATACAATTTCACAGCAGCCTAACAGCAACTATCCCGATTCCGGGAACGCACTTACGGACGGCCGATTCGGCGGGACGGATTACCGCACCGAGCAGTGGCAGGCCCATGCGGGAAGCGACTACCCTGACGAACGAAGCCGCACCATCACGTTTGATTTGGGCGGCAACAAATCGATCGGGGAAATTAGAGCCCATTTTCTTCAGGATAAAGGACCCGGCATCTATTTCCCTCAGAACGTCACTTTTTCCGTTTCATCTGACGGCGAGTCCTGGAGCACACTGGCAACCGTTACTCCGCCACCGGCACAGGAGGCTGCCTCGGCCGAGTTCGTGGGTTGGTACGGAATAACAGACGGCGTGCCGGGGAACGCGGGAGCCGATAAAGTGTCTGCCCGCTATGTTAAAGTCGAATTCCCGGTCAACGTCTGGGTCTTCCTGGATGAAATCGAAGTTCTCGGCATTGACGGCCCGGCGGGGGGCGGCACTTCAATCGACGGCGCAAGAGCCGTGGTGGATGCCGCTGCGAAGAAATTGACGATCGACGGTCTGGTCGTGAACGGCAGCCAGTCCCAAGTGAATTTAAAAATACTCGATTCAAAAGGGAAAGTCCGGTACGAAGGTCAGACGACCAGTACGGAAACGGGAAGTTTCGAATTCACGATCAAGCTTACCGGCAATTTAAAGGGAACCTGCGACGCCTATCTGTCTATGGAAGGAATGTCGGATCCCGTTAAGATTTCATTCGAGTACAATAAAAAGGACTGA
- a CDS encoding BMP family lipoprotein: MKKGVISLISLALSVTMLAGCGDKPASEPSGGAGGDAPKANFKVGMVTDAGTIDDKSFNQGTYEGIVKANEDFKMEHKYLKPAGQTEADYSKEIVNLYDAGFKFIVTPGFKFETAVFKAQEKYTDAKFVIIDGSPRPTADADPVVKENTVSIFFAEQESGFLAGVATALHVKDGQAGFIGGMEIPPVQKFNWGFQQGVAYANENLGTKLVINKENVVYQGTFDDTAAGSQLAAQMYDRGVNVIFAAAGGVGVGAINEAKTRVQQGSEVWIVGVDVDQYQDGVYEGDKSVVLTSAVKKIDHAAYDMIKAELEGKFPGGQTLTLDATNDGVGLPENNPNLSEDVLKQVDEVFAKIKAGEIKVAAEQGDLIK; the protein is encoded by the coding sequence ATGAAAAAAGGGGTCATATCATTAATCAGTTTGGCGTTATCTGTCACAATGCTGGCGGGCTGCGGCGATAAACCGGCGTCAGAGCCAAGCGGCGGCGCAGGCGGCGACGCACCTAAGGCAAACTTCAAGGTAGGGATGGTTACGGATGCGGGAACCATCGATGACAAGTCGTTTAACCAAGGCACATACGAAGGAATCGTGAAGGCCAATGAGGACTTCAAAATGGAGCATAAATACCTGAAGCCAGCTGGACAGACAGAGGCTGACTATTCGAAGGAAATTGTAAACCTTTACGATGCCGGATTTAAATTCATCGTAACGCCAGGCTTCAAATTCGAGACAGCTGTGTTTAAAGCACAGGAAAAGTACACAGACGCTAAATTCGTTATTATCGATGGATCACCACGCCCTACAGCTGACGCCGATCCAGTTGTTAAGGAAAATACCGTATCCATCTTCTTCGCAGAGCAGGAGTCCGGCTTCCTCGCTGGTGTAGCTACTGCGCTTCATGTGAAGGATGGACAAGCAGGCTTTATCGGCGGCATGGAAATTCCACCTGTACAGAAGTTCAACTGGGGCTTTCAGCAGGGTGTAGCTTATGCTAACGAGAATCTTGGCACGAAACTAGTAATTAACAAAGAAAACGTGGTATACCAAGGAACCTTTGACGATACTGCAGCAGGCAGCCAATTGGCGGCACAGATGTATGACCGCGGCGTAAATGTTATTTTTGCAGCAGCAGGCGGCGTTGGCGTCGGTGCGATTAACGAAGCGAAGACTCGCGTGCAGCAGGGATCCGAAGTTTGGATCGTCGGCGTCGACGTTGACCAATACCAAGACGGCGTATACGAAGGCGACAAGTCGGTTGTACTGACTTCGGCTGTCAAGAAAATCGACCATGCGGCTTACGATATGATCAAAGCTGAATTGGAAGGCAAATTCCCGGGCGGACAGACGCTTACACTGGATGCGACCAATGATGGCGTCGGACTTCCTGAGAATAACCCGAACCTGAGCGAGGACGTTCTGAAGCAAGTAGACGAAGTGTTTGCCAAGATCAAAGCCGGCGAAATTAAAGTAGCCGCAGAGCAAGGCGATTTGATTAAGTAA
- a CDS encoding ABC transporter ATP-binding protein, giving the protein MDYVVEMVGIRKEFPGIVANDDITIQLKKGEIHALLGENGAGKSTLMSILFGMYQPDRGVIKVNGKDVRISNPNVANKLGIGMVHQHFKLVEPFTVTENIILGSETRKYYFGLDVRSAAKRVEELSKRYGLNVDPYAKIEDISVGMQQRVEILKMLYRDAEVLIFDEPTAVLTPQEIEDLQGIMKNLVNEGKSIILITHKLKEIKAVADRCTVIRRGKTIGTVDVADTSREAMAEMMVGRSVSFKVDKQESNPGKAVLQIQSLTVKNSKKVEALKGFSLDLHAGEIVGIAGVDGNGQTELVEAITGLRQAESGTVSLNGKTLNGLSVRQRNESGIGHIPEDRQKRGLVLDYTIEENLILEVYNRPPYSKNGLLQPAAIRKHAEHIIQSFDVRSGTGGRSIVRSMSGGNQQKAIIGREVERDPDLLIAVQPTRGLDVGSIEYIHRRLIEQRDKGKAVLLVSLELDEVLNLSDRIAVINNGELVGIVKTSETNERELGLMMAGYQKEEAPHE; this is encoded by the coding sequence ATGGACTATGTTGTCGAGATGGTGGGCATCCGCAAGGAATTTCCGGGGATCGTGGCCAATGACGATATCACGATTCAACTGAAGAAAGGCGAGATTCACGCGCTGCTCGGCGAGAACGGTGCCGGCAAGTCGACCCTGATGAGCATCCTGTTTGGCATGTACCAGCCTGACCGTGGCGTGATCAAAGTCAACGGCAAGGACGTGCGGATTTCGAATCCGAACGTCGCGAACAAACTCGGAATCGGGATGGTGCATCAGCATTTCAAATTGGTGGAGCCGTTTACCGTGACCGAGAATATTATTCTCGGCAGCGAGACGCGCAAGTATTACTTTGGTTTAGACGTGAGATCCGCAGCCAAGCGGGTCGAGGAGCTGTCCAAACGATACGGGCTCAACGTAGACCCCTATGCCAAAATCGAGGATATCTCGGTAGGGATGCAGCAGCGCGTGGAAATTCTAAAAATGCTGTACCGCGATGCGGAAGTGCTCATATTTGACGAGCCCACGGCGGTGCTGACCCCTCAGGAAATCGAAGATTTGCAGGGCATTATGAAGAACTTGGTCAACGAAGGCAAATCCATCATTCTGATCACGCATAAATTGAAAGAAATTAAAGCGGTTGCGGACCGCTGTACCGTCATCCGCCGGGGTAAAACAATCGGCACCGTTGACGTAGCCGACACGAGCCGCGAAGCGATGGCCGAAATGATGGTAGGCCGCAGCGTTTCCTTTAAGGTGGACAAGCAGGAGAGTAACCCTGGTAAAGCCGTTCTTCAGATCCAGTCACTTACGGTGAAAAACAGTAAAAAAGTCGAAGCACTCAAAGGATTTAGCTTGGATCTGCATGCCGGCGAGATCGTGGGCATTGCCGGCGTGGACGGCAACGGTCAAACGGAACTGGTGGAAGCCATTACCGGCTTGCGTCAAGCGGAGAGCGGGACGGTGAGCCTGAATGGTAAGACGCTTAACGGACTTTCCGTCCGTCAGCGGAACGAGAGCGGAATCGGCCACATTCCGGAGGACCGCCAGAAGAGGGGCCTCGTGCTGGATTATACGATTGAAGAGAATTTGATCCTTGAGGTATATAACCGCCCACCGTATTCCAAGAACGGGCTGCTGCAGCCGGCAGCGATCCGCAAGCATGCGGAGCATATCATTCAGAGCTTTGATGTGCGTTCCGGAACGGGCGGCCGGTCGATCGTGCGTTCGATGTCCGGCGGTAACCAGCAAAAAGCAATCATCGGCCGCGAGGTAGAACGCGATCCGGATCTGCTTATTGCCGTTCAGCCGACCCGGGGCCTTGACGTAGGCTCGATTGAATATATTCACCGTCGTCTGATCGAACAGCGGGACAAGGGGAAGGCCGTTCTGCTGGTTTCCCTGGAGCTTGATGAAGTGCTGAATCTGTCGGACCGCATTGCCGTTATTAATAACGGTGAACTGGTAGGTATCGTAAAAACCTCCGAAACGAACGAAAGAGAGCTCGGACTGATGATGGCCGGGTATCAAAAAGAGGAGGCACCACATGAATAA
- a CDS encoding ABC transporter permease: MNNSVKSLLAVLFGLIAGALLMALTGHNPVEGYKYLLQGGLKNPERIGNTLATATPLILTGLSVAFAFRTGLFNIGAAGQMLIGGFCATAVGLSLDLPRALLLLVMVLVGFIGGALWAVVPGFLKAKYNVHEVVSTIMMNWTAYWTVYYVIPGYFKGASLETESRQLPPEAMLHQQWLSDMFQGSYVNLGFFIAVIAVLVVAFLINKTTLGYELKAVGFNRHASEYAGIAVKRSIVLSMFISGGLAGLAGVAQYAGNASSMQIGVLPSQGFDGIAVALLGINAPIGVLVSALFFGILYSGRGFMNAMTEIPPEIADSIIAIIIYFAATSILIERLYRKLKLRRAANKKQGE, from the coding sequence ATGAATAACAGCGTAAAATCGTTGCTTGCCGTCCTGTTCGGACTCATCGCGGGGGCATTGCTTATGGCGCTGACCGGGCATAATCCGGTGGAAGGATATAAGTATCTCCTCCAAGGCGGGCTCAAAAATCCGGAGCGGATCGGTAATACGCTGGCGACGGCGACTCCGCTTATTTTGACCGGTTTGTCCGTGGCTTTTGCCTTCCGTACCGGGCTGTTCAATATCGGTGCTGCGGGCCAAATGCTAATCGGCGGGTTCTGCGCAACGGCTGTTGGCCTTTCACTTGATCTGCCGCGGGCTCTGCTCCTGTTGGTCATGGTGCTGGTCGGGTTCATCGGCGGCGCGCTATGGGCGGTTGTCCCAGGTTTCCTGAAGGCTAAATATAACGTGCATGAGGTCGTGTCCACGATCATGATGAACTGGACGGCCTACTGGACCGTTTATTATGTCATTCCGGGTTACTTCAAAGGGGCGAGCCTGGAGACGGAATCGCGCCAGCTTCCGCCGGAAGCCATGCTGCATCAGCAGTGGCTTAGCGATATGTTTCAAGGCTCCTATGTCAATCTGGGCTTTTTTATCGCGGTCATTGCTGTTCTGGTCGTCGCTTTCCTTATTAACAAAACAACGCTCGGATACGAATTGAAAGCGGTTGGATTCAACCGGCACGCTTCCGAATATGCGGGGATCGCTGTTAAACGCAGCATCGTGCTGTCTATGTTCATCTCCGGCGGCCTCGCGGGCCTCGCGGGTGTTGCACAGTATGCGGGGAATGCCTCCAGCATGCAGATCGGCGTGCTGCCGAGCCAAGGCTTTGACGGCATTGCCGTCGCTCTGCTCGGAATCAACGCACCTATCGGTGTTTTGGTATCGGCCCTGTTCTTCGGAATTCTCTACTCGGGCAGAGGGTTTATGAATGCCATGACGGAGATCCCGCCGGAAATCGCCGATTCGATTATCGCCATCATTATCTATTTTGCGGCAACCAGCATCTTGATCGAACGATTATACCGTAAATTGAAGCTGCGACGCGCGGCAAATAAAAAGCAGGGGGAGTAA